A region of Vigna radiata var. radiata cultivar VC1973A chromosome 10, Vradiata_ver6, whole genome shotgun sequence DNA encodes the following proteins:
- the LOC106775489 gene encoding uncharacterized protein LOC106775489, with the protein MALKIQHTSPFFYSASPVTLSTYKLTTRISCTAAGDGGFSDARLASEFAVRVARMNAHSLKADEAMRKSRKLLFGELCEYMCLNEEQAQDKWSSMDEDEKLVLVKAFLKEWGSHFHPLSARSTKEMLEEYLRQGNAPPKPPSSSSFFSGLNRIIGFP; encoded by the coding sequence ATGGCTCTGAAAATTCAGCACACGTCCCCTTTTTTCTACTCCGCCTCGCCCGTCACTCTCTCCACCTACAAACTCACCACACGAATCTCGTGCACCGCCGCTGGTGACGGCGGCTTCAGCGACGCGAGGCTGGCGTCCGAGTTTGCGGTTAGGGTTGCGAGAATGAACGCGCATTCGTTGAAAGCGGATGAGGCGATGAGGAAGAGCAGAAAGCTCCTCTTCGGAGAGCTGTGCGAGTATATGTGCCTCAACGAAGAGCAGGCCCAAGATAAATGGAGCAGCATGGATGAAGACGAGAAATTGGTTTTGGTGAAAGCTTTTCTTAAGGAGTGGGGTTCGCATTTTCATCCCTTGTCCGCCAGGTCCACTAAAGAGATGTTGGAGGAATATCTGCGACAGGGGAACGCACCTCCCAAGCCTCCTAGTTCTTCCTCCTTCTTTTCGGGACTCAATAGGATTATTGGTTTTCCGTAG
- the LOC106774440 gene encoding phosphoglycerate mutase-like protein 1 isoform X2: MDCGGGGPCVFPLHRCKTIHLVRHGQGIHNVEGDKNYDAYMKSEYFDAHITPLGWQEVDNLRKHVHDSGIMKKIDLVIVSPLLRTLQTAVGVFGGEGYTDRTDVLPLMVENAGNSNRAAISSLNCPPIVAFELCRERMGVHPCDKRRSISEYQSLFPAIDFSLIDSNEDTWWKTDVRETKEEIACRGLKFMNWLGTRKEKEIAIVTHRAFLFHTLGAFGNYSHHLEKKELSKPSGDVHGTGASMCAACDRIGCPNHSNSGKETFGMLKRFCRNFRFTRNMRHMYFIFHKLCLKLLMKYLSNQLIIK; this comes from the exons ATGgattgtggtggtggtggtccATGCGTGTTTCCTTTGCACCGTTGCAAAACCATTCACCTG GTCAGGCACGGACAGGGGATCCACAATGTGGAGGGAGACAAGAACTACGACGCATACATGAAGTCTGAATATTTTGATGCGCATATTACGCCGTTGGGCTGGCAAGAG GTTGACAATTTGCGAAAGCATGTTCATGATTCTGGGATTATGAAGAAGATTGATCTAGTCATAGTATCTCCTTTATTGAG GACACTACAAACTGCTGTTGGAGTGTTTGGAGGTGAGGGCTACACAGATAGAACAGACGTGCTACCTCTTATGGTGGAAAATGCAGGAAACAGCAATCGTGCTGCAATTTCGAGTCTGAATTGCCCTCCTATTGTTGCTTTTGAACTTTGTCGGGAACGTATG GGGGTTCATCCCTGCGACAAAAGAAGAAGCATCAGCGAGTATCAATCTCTATTTCCTGCAATTGATTTTTCACTG atCGACAGTAATGAGGATACTTGGTGGAAGACCGATGTTAGAGagacaaaagaagaaattgcATGTAGAGGGCTGAAGTTCATGAACTG GTTGGggacaagaaaagagaaggagatAGCAATTGTGACGCACAGAGCATTTTTGTTTCATACTCTAGGTGCTTTTGGAAATTACAGCCATCACTTGGAGAAGAAGGAATTATCAAAGCC atcGGGTGATGTTCATGGAACTGGCGCGTCTATGTGTGCAGCG TGTGACAGGATAGGATGCCCTAACCACAGCAATTCAGGCAAAGAGACCTTCGGGATGCTTAAAAGGTTCTGTAGAAATTTTCGTTTTACTCGGAATATGCGGcatatgtattttatatttcacaAATTATGCTTAAAATTGCTTATGAAATACTTGTCCAACCAACTCATTATTAAATGA
- the LOC106775767 gene encoding protein RMD5 homolog A, with the protein MELSSIKDAFDRVAKKQKLSSSKSQEVVDQVGREIEQALATIQSSRDLSSPADQKSVLTELKFKINAIGPLQQLEGSNKEVNGSIIKYQRLLEKLLNPDISKAYRNVEFDTRIINQIIANHFYRQGLFDLGDSLVNEAGEPDATALRSQFLEMHQIIGAMREKNLQPALTWVSANREKLDHIGSNLELKIHRLQFVEVLQNGTQADALKYARTYLAPFASLNKDEFTKLMGCLLYAGRLESSPYSELMSPIHWEMTTEELARQFCTLLGQSYENPLSLAVAAGVEGLPTLLKLANVMAAKKQEWQEMKQLPVPVELGKEFQFHSIFVCPVSRDQGSEENPPMLLPCLHVLCKQSIMKLSKNSTRTFKCPYCPAEATVTHCRQLYF; encoded by the coding sequence ATGGAGCTGAGTAGCATCAAAGATGCATTTGATCGTGTAGCCAAAAAGCAAAAATTGTCCTCTTCCAAGTCTCAGGAAGTTGTTGACCAGGTGGGGCGTGAAATTGAGCAGGCATTGGCAACAATTCAGTCATCCCGTGACCTCTCTTCTCCTGCTGACCAGAAATCCGTTCTCACAGAACTTAAGTTCAAGATTAATGCTATTGGACCACTTCAACAGTTGGAAGGTTCAAATAAGGAAGTGAACGGAAGTATTATCAAGTATCAAAGGCTCcttgaaaaattgttaaatcCTGACATATCTAAGGCATACAGAAATGTGGAGTTTGATACTCGTATTATCAATCAGATCATTGCAAACCACTTTTACCGTCAAGGTTTATTTGATCTTGGAGATAGCCTCGTAAATGAGGCTGGAGAGCCTGATGCAACTGCACTTAGATCTCAATTTTTAGAAATGCATCAGATTATTGGAGCTATGAGGGAGAAAAACCTTCAGCCTGCTCTGACATGGGTCTCTGCTAATCGAGAGAAACTTGATCATATTGGTTCTAATCTTGAGCTTAAGATTCACAGACTGCAGTTTGTAGAGGTCCTGCAAAATGGGACACAAGCTGATGCCTTAAAATACGCCCGAACTTATCTTGCTCCTTTTGCTTCCCTCAACAAGGACGAGTTCACAAAGCTCATGGGTTGCCTCTTGTATGCAGGAAGGCTGGAGAGCTCCCCTTATTCTGAGTTGATGTCCCCAATTCATTGGGAGATGACAACTGAAGAGCTCGCACGGCAGTTTTGTACTCTCTTGGGGCAGTCCTATGAGAACCCACTGAGTCTAGCAGTTGCTGCAGGAGTTGAGGGGTTGCCTACCCTGTTAAAGTTGGCAAATGTAATGGCAGCAAAGAAGCAAGAGTGGCAGGAAATGAAACAGTTGCCGGTGCCTGTAGAATTGGGTAAGGAATTTCAGTTTCACTCGATTTTTGTTTGCCCTGTGAGTAGGGATCAAGGAAGTGAAGAGAATCCTCCAATGCTGTTGCCATGCTTACATGTCCTTTGCAAGCAATCAATTATGAAGTTATCAAAAAATAGCACCCGAACATTCAAGTGTCCATATTGTCCAGCCGAAGCGACAGTTACACACTGCAGACAACTGTATTTCTGA
- the LOC106774440 gene encoding phosphoglycerate mutase-like protein 1 isoform X4: protein MSTVTAGVKCSISTSRPSFASSLRFRRVSFPLLSPRSALCFSGLSETMDCGGGGPCVFPLHRCKTIHLVRHGQGIHNVEGDKNYDAYMKSEYFDAHITPLGWQEVDNLRKHVHDSGIMKKIDLVIVSPLLRTLQTAVGVFGGEGYTDRTDVLPLMVENAGNSNRAAISSLNCPPIVAFELCRERMGVHPCDKRRSISEYQSLFPAIDFSLIDSNEDTWWKTDVRETKEEIACRGLKFMNWLGTRKEKEIAIVTHRAFLFHTLGAFGNYSHHLEKKELSKPVTG, encoded by the exons ATGAGCACAGTTACAGCTGGTGTAAAGTGCAGCATCTCAACCTCCAGGCcatcttttgcttcttctttacGCTTTCGTCGCGTTTCATTTCCACTCCTTTCTCCTCGTTCCGCTCTCTGCTTTTCCG GCTTGTCAGAGACTATGgattgtggtggtggtggtccATGCGTGTTTCCTTTGCACCGTTGCAAAACCATTCACCTG GTCAGGCACGGACAGGGGATCCACAATGTGGAGGGAGACAAGAACTACGACGCATACATGAAGTCTGAATATTTTGATGCGCATATTACGCCGTTGGGCTGGCAAGAG GTTGACAATTTGCGAAAGCATGTTCATGATTCTGGGATTATGAAGAAGATTGATCTAGTCATAGTATCTCCTTTATTGAG GACACTACAAACTGCTGTTGGAGTGTTTGGAGGTGAGGGCTACACAGATAGAACAGACGTGCTACCTCTTATGGTGGAAAATGCAGGAAACAGCAATCGTGCTGCAATTTCGAGTCTGAATTGCCCTCCTATTGTTGCTTTTGAACTTTGTCGGGAACGTATG GGGGTTCATCCCTGCGACAAAAGAAGAAGCATCAGCGAGTATCAATCTCTATTTCCTGCAATTGATTTTTCACTG atCGACAGTAATGAGGATACTTGGTGGAAGACCGATGTTAGAGagacaaaagaagaaattgcATGTAGAGGGCTGAAGTTCATGAACTG GTTGGggacaagaaaagagaaggagatAGCAATTGTGACGCACAGAGCATTTTTGTTTCATACTCTAGGTGCTTTTGGAAATTACAGCCATCACTTGGAGAAGAAGGAATTATCAAAGCC TGTGACAGGATAG
- the LOC106774440 gene encoding phosphoglycerate mutase-like protein 1 isoform X3 produces the protein MSTVTAGVKCSISTSRPSFASSLRFRRVSFPLLSPRSALCFSGLSETMDCGGGGPCVFPLHRCKTIHLVRHGQGIHNVEGDKNYDAYMKSEYFDAHITPLGWQEVDNLRKHVHDSGIMKKIDLVIVSPLLRTLQTAVGVFGGEGYTDRTDVLPLMVENAGNSNRAAISSLNCPPIVAFELCRERMGVHPCDKRRSISEYQSLFPAIDFSLIDSNEDTWWKTDVRETKEEIACRGLKFMNWLGTRKEKEIAIVTHRAFLFHTLGAFGNYSHHLEKKELSKPFANCELRSVVIVDRVTG, from the exons ATGAGCACAGTTACAGCTGGTGTAAAGTGCAGCATCTCAACCTCCAGGCcatcttttgcttcttctttacGCTTTCGTCGCGTTTCATTTCCACTCCTTTCTCCTCGTTCCGCTCTCTGCTTTTCCG GCTTGTCAGAGACTATGgattgtggtggtggtggtccATGCGTGTTTCCTTTGCACCGTTGCAAAACCATTCACCTG GTCAGGCACGGACAGGGGATCCACAATGTGGAGGGAGACAAGAACTACGACGCATACATGAAGTCTGAATATTTTGATGCGCATATTACGCCGTTGGGCTGGCAAGAG GTTGACAATTTGCGAAAGCATGTTCATGATTCTGGGATTATGAAGAAGATTGATCTAGTCATAGTATCTCCTTTATTGAG GACACTACAAACTGCTGTTGGAGTGTTTGGAGGTGAGGGCTACACAGATAGAACAGACGTGCTACCTCTTATGGTGGAAAATGCAGGAAACAGCAATCGTGCTGCAATTTCGAGTCTGAATTGCCCTCCTATTGTTGCTTTTGAACTTTGTCGGGAACGTATG GGGGTTCATCCCTGCGACAAAAGAAGAAGCATCAGCGAGTATCAATCTCTATTTCCTGCAATTGATTTTTCACTG atCGACAGTAATGAGGATACTTGGTGGAAGACCGATGTTAGAGagacaaaagaagaaattgcATGTAGAGGGCTGAAGTTCATGAACTG GTTGGggacaagaaaagagaaggagatAGCAATTGTGACGCACAGAGCATTTTTGTTTCATACTCTAGGTGCTTTTGGAAATTACAGCCATCACTTGGAGAAGAAGGAATTATCAAAGCC CTTTGCCAACTGTGAGCTTCGCTCTGTGGTCATTGTTGATCG TGTGACAGGATAG
- the LOC106774440 gene encoding phosphoglycerate mutase-like protein 1 isoform X1 has product MSTVTAGVKCSISTSRPSFASSLRFRRVSFPLLSPRSALCFSGLSETMDCGGGGPCVFPLHRCKTIHLVRHGQGIHNVEGDKNYDAYMKSEYFDAHITPLGWQEVDNLRKHVHDSGIMKKIDLVIVSPLLRTLQTAVGVFGGEGYTDRTDVLPLMVENAGNSNRAAISSLNCPPIVAFELCRERMGVHPCDKRRSISEYQSLFPAIDFSLIDSNEDTWWKTDVRETKEEIACRGLKFMNWLGTRKEKEIAIVTHRAFLFHTLGAFGNYSHHLEKKELSKPSGDVHGTGASMCAACDRIGCPNHSNSGKETFGMLKRFCRNFRFTRNMRHMYFIFHKLCLKLLMKYLSNQLIIK; this is encoded by the exons ATGAGCACAGTTACAGCTGGTGTAAAGTGCAGCATCTCAACCTCCAGGCcatcttttgcttcttctttacGCTTTCGTCGCGTTTCATTTCCACTCCTTTCTCCTCGTTCCGCTCTCTGCTTTTCCG GCTTGTCAGAGACTATGgattgtggtggtggtggtccATGCGTGTTTCCTTTGCACCGTTGCAAAACCATTCACCTG GTCAGGCACGGACAGGGGATCCACAATGTGGAGGGAGACAAGAACTACGACGCATACATGAAGTCTGAATATTTTGATGCGCATATTACGCCGTTGGGCTGGCAAGAG GTTGACAATTTGCGAAAGCATGTTCATGATTCTGGGATTATGAAGAAGATTGATCTAGTCATAGTATCTCCTTTATTGAG GACACTACAAACTGCTGTTGGAGTGTTTGGAGGTGAGGGCTACACAGATAGAACAGACGTGCTACCTCTTATGGTGGAAAATGCAGGAAACAGCAATCGTGCTGCAATTTCGAGTCTGAATTGCCCTCCTATTGTTGCTTTTGAACTTTGTCGGGAACGTATG GGGGTTCATCCCTGCGACAAAAGAAGAAGCATCAGCGAGTATCAATCTCTATTTCCTGCAATTGATTTTTCACTG atCGACAGTAATGAGGATACTTGGTGGAAGACCGATGTTAGAGagacaaaagaagaaattgcATGTAGAGGGCTGAAGTTCATGAACTG GTTGGggacaagaaaagagaaggagatAGCAATTGTGACGCACAGAGCATTTTTGTTTCATACTCTAGGTGCTTTTGGAAATTACAGCCATCACTTGGAGAAGAAGGAATTATCAAAGCC atcGGGTGATGTTCATGGAACTGGCGCGTCTATGTGTGCAGCG TGTGACAGGATAGGATGCCCTAACCACAGCAATTCAGGCAAAGAGACCTTCGGGATGCTTAAAAGGTTCTGTAGAAATTTTCGTTTTACTCGGAATATGCGGcatatgtattttatatttcacaAATTATGCTTAAAATTGCTTATGAAATACTTGTCCAACCAACTCATTATTAAATGA